The Cloacibacillus sp. DNA window TCAAACACACCTTCCTCGCACATGCGAACCTTCTCTGCCTCGCATTCTTCTGCAGGCGTTCCAATGAGATGCACTTCGCCAGGTACAGAATCTAGCGCTCGTGAGAGCGCCATCGCTGCATACACAGACATCGTTCCATGAAGATTATGCCCACAAGCATGTCCTATCTCTGGAAGCGCGTCATACTCCGCCATTATGGCTATTTTAGCTCCAACGCCGTTTTTCTTAACAGCTTTGAAGGCCGTCGGGATCCCTAGAAATGGATACTCGACCTCAAAACCATCATCACTGAGTATTTTCGCCAATTTTTGACTTGTGGCAAATTCCTGAGAGGATATTTCCGGATGCCTTCCAATGTAATCGCTTACCTCAACGATTTCGGCTTTATGAGAAAAGATAAACTCATCCATCATTTTTTCTATTGTCTCGATTTTCATAACGGCATTCCCCTTCACAGCCATACTCGTCCACCAGCAAGCCCAAGCGGCAAATCCAATGTCATCCACAATAAAACAATAGTCAGAAGAATTACTACATAGGAGATAGTATAGGGAAGCATCGCGGAGAACATTGTTCCCACTCCGACTTTTCTATCATATTTCTGTGCCATTACAACAACAACAGGGAAGAAGGCCATAAGCGGCGAAATATTATTCCCACACACATCTGCCATTCTCATAATATACTGACCAAACGCAGGATGGATGTTAAACTGCATTAGGAGCGGAATGAAAATCGGAGCAAATATAATGTATTTTGAGCTTCCGCTTGTGATGAAAACTCCAACGAGAGCAACAAATATGAAAATGGTCGCAACAGTCACCTGAGGAGGAACAGCGAGGCTCTTCAGTGTGTCCGCAATTTGTATCGAGATAATCGGCCCCAGATTGGACAGTTGGAAGAACGCCAAGAAGAGGGCTATGGCTACAAATATGATCAAAACAGGCAAAATAAAGTATGCCCCTTTAGCGGTTAACTCCGCCATTTCTCCGATGGTCTTTGCTTGCCCCGTATTTTTCGCATAGATATAACCAGGAATAAAGAAGAAGAATACAAGCAAGTTTTCCATAGACCACATAAACGGCGCATCTATAACAAGAGAGCCGCTTGGCGCCCTAAAAAAGCTACTTGCGGGGATGCAGGCTACAAAGATAAGTGCAAAATACACGGCGACACCCATGATAGCTTTTTTTGCCGCGCAACGCTCCGTATCTGTCAGTTCTGCCTCTGCGCTAACGAACCCCTCCTCCGCGTCCGCCTCATTGTAGACTGCAAATCGTGGAGCTACAAATTTTATAGTTACAAATGTTGTGACCAAAACCAATACAGAGGAGCTAAAAAGCACAGCGTAGTAATCGCTCATAAGAGGCATTGTAAAGTTGGGGTCATATAGTTGGGCAGCTTTGACCGTCATCGGAGTAAGGCAGACCTGCCAAAAAGCAGGAACAAACTCTAGCGCCGCGCCGGAACATGCGGCAGCGTAGCCACAGAAAAGACCTATGAGTGGATTCTTGCCAGCTGCCTTGTATATCGCGGCTGCAAGCGCTGGGACGATGATCATAGAAACGCTGCCGTCTAGACTGCACATAAACACTCCGACAAATGTGACAGAAAAGGCGAGCCACGAGTTATTAACTCGTTTAAAGAGTAGTTTGATAATGGCCGAGAAGGTACCGCTTGCGTCACACAATCCCATCCCCAGGCCAACAGTGATCGTTATTCCAAGTATTGGAAACTTTTGAAAGCTGGACGTGAACGCCGTCAAAAAAAGCATTAATCCATCTTTACTGAACAGGTTAATGGGAGCAATGGTCTCACCTGAGACAGGGTGTATTACTCTTATACC harbors:
- a CDS encoding AbgT family transporter, yielding MSDILAENKRTSGFFGMVERIGNKIPHTLTLFIYLTICLIILSILYAVAGIRVIHPVSGETIAPINLFSKDGLMLFLTAFTSSFQKFPILGITITVGLGMGLCDASGTFSAIIKLLFKRVNNSWLAFSVTFVGVFMCSLDGSVSMIIVPALAAAIYKAAGKNPLIGLFCGYAAACSGAALEFVPAFWQVCLTPMTVKAAQLYDPNFTMPLMSDYYAVLFSSSVLVLVTTFVTIKFVAPRFAVYNEADAEEGFVSAEAELTDTERCAAKKAIMGVAVYFALIFVACIPASSFFRAPSGSLVIDAPFMWSMENLLVFFFFIPGYIYAKNTGQAKTIGEMAELTAKGAYFILPVLIIFVAIALFLAFFQLSNLGPIISIQIADTLKSLAVPPQVTVATIFIFVALVGVFITSGSSKYIIFAPIFIPLLMQFNIHPAFGQYIMRMADVCGNNISPLMAFFPVVVVMAQKYDRKVGVGTMFSAMLPYTISYVVILLTIVLLWMTLDLPLGLAGGRVWL